From a single Deinococcus fonticola genomic region:
- a CDS encoding TolC family protein, translated as MPRLSPAVLLTPLLLTAVAHAQTGLSATGLSAGSAVSAALNSHADVKTAQANLDKAAATNRAAQSDPSTLVAAKLSASNAASLAQAQLRSARLNVMQDTVSAYTTLYEAQQNVEVQALQVQADQKAVQVAQVKQQVGNATALDVQNARNTLSASQQALADAQAQVSLAQARLGTLTGLGSAKAASAPGAPKLSTTLTKLQAGLNALTTLVAAGNAVSEAQLTVKLADNDFTPARTLQDARTAQANAQRSLDSVRKAASQTLASAYQAAQNSYQLLTVAQSREAAAQKTYNQDSARLKSGTISAVDLQATQLNLKKAQYARTQAQGNVLEALAALSVAAGQNLTGLGGF; from the coding sequence ATGCCCAGACTTTCCCCCGCTGTCCTGCTCACCCCCTTGCTGCTGACCGCCGTGGCGCACGCGCAGACCGGACTCAGTGCCACTGGACTCAGCGCCGGCAGCGCCGTGAGCGCCGCGCTCAATTCTCACGCGGACGTAAAAACGGCCCAGGCCAACCTGGATAAGGCCGCCGCCACCAACCGCGCCGCGCAGAGCGACCCCAGCACCCTGGTGGCCGCCAAACTGAGCGCCAGCAACGCCGCCAGCCTCGCCCAGGCGCAACTGCGCTCGGCGCGGCTGAACGTCATGCAGGACACCGTCAGTGCCTACACCACGCTGTACGAGGCGCAGCAGAACGTGGAGGTGCAGGCGCTGCAGGTGCAGGCCGACCAGAAGGCGGTGCAAGTCGCGCAGGTCAAGCAGCAGGTGGGGAACGCCACGGCGCTGGACGTGCAGAATGCCCGCAACACCCTGAGTGCCAGCCAGCAGGCCCTGGCTGACGCCCAGGCGCAGGTCAGCCTGGCCCAGGCCAGACTGGGCACCCTGACCGGGCTGGGCAGCGCGAAGGCCGCCAGTGCCCCCGGCGCCCCGAAACTGAGTACGACCCTGACCAAACTGCAGGCGGGCCTGAATGCCCTGACCACCCTGGTGGCCGCTGGCAACGCGGTGAGTGAGGCGCAGCTGACCGTGAAACTGGCCGACAACGATTTCACGCCCGCCCGCACCCTCCAGGACGCCAGAACTGCCCAGGCCAATGCGCAGCGCAGCCTGGACAGCGTGCGCAAGGCCGCCAGCCAGACCCTCGCCTCGGCGTACCAGGCCGCGCAGAACAGTTATCAGCTGCTGACCGTGGCGCAGAGCCGTGAGGCCGCTGCGCAGAAAACTTACAACCAGGACAGCGCCCGCCTGAAAAGCGGCACCATCAGCGCCGTCGACCTGCAAGCCACGCAGCTGAACCTGAAAAAAGCCCAGTACGCCCGCACCCAGGCCCAGGGCAACGTACTCGAAGCCCTGGCGGCGCTGTCGGTCGCCGCCGGGCAGAACCTGACCGGTCTGGGCGGCTTCTGA
- a CDS encoding CoA transferase, whose protein sequence is MTPSPVSPLHGPLSGFRGVSLAANVPGPVAAQLLRQEGMTWIKVEAPAGDMLAGAAPGMYRELAEGLDVRTVDLRRPEGQAALQEWLRGADLLLTSQRPGALARLGITAESLAQWNPALCWVEIVGDTDEPEVPGHDLTYQLQAGLVRPPQMPTTLLADLSGAQEAARAALGLLLGRARGAEERHRRVGLKQAAYAMALPVRHGLTAAGGWLSGANPEYRLYALHDGWAGVAALEPHFAQRLSEVLAGQALEEFLLTLTVEECKTLAHERDLPIHAIKT, encoded by the coding sequence TTGACCCCTTCACCAGTTTCCCCTTTGCACGGCCCGCTTTCCGGCTTTCGGGGCGTGAGTCTCGCCGCGAACGTCCCTGGCCCGGTAGCGGCCCAGTTGCTGCGCCAGGAGGGCATGACCTGGATCAAGGTGGAAGCGCCCGCCGGGGACATGCTGGCCGGCGCGGCCCCCGGCATGTACCGTGAACTCGCCGAGGGCCTGGATGTGCGGACGGTGGATTTACGCCGCCCGGAAGGTCAGGCAGCGCTGCAAGAGTGGTTGCGTGGGGCCGACCTGCTCCTGACCAGTCAACGGCCCGGCGCCCTGGCGCGGCTGGGCATCACGGCGGAAAGCCTGGCGCAGTGGAACCCGGCGCTGTGCTGGGTGGAAATCGTGGGAGACACGGACGAGCCGGAGGTTCCAGGGCACGACCTGACCTACCAGTTGCAGGCCGGGCTGGTGCGCCCGCCGCAGATGCCCACCACCCTGCTGGCCGACCTGAGTGGAGCGCAGGAAGCTGCGCGCGCAGCACTGGGCCTGCTGCTGGGGCGGGCACGCGGCGCGGAGGAGCGTCACCGCCGGGTGGGCTTGAAGCAAGCAGCATACGCCATGGCGCTGCCGGTGCGCCACGGCTTGACTGCAGCGGGCGGCTGGCTGTCGGGCGCGAATCCCGAGTACCGCCTCTACGCCCTGCACGACGGCTGGGCGGGCGTGGCGGCCCTGGAGCCCCACTTCGCTCAGCGGCTCTCGGAGGTACTGGCCGGACAGGCCCTCGAAGAATTCTTGCTAACCCTGACAGTCGAGGAGTGCAAAACCCTGGCGCATGAGCGCGATCTGCCGATTCACGCCATCAAAACTTAG
- a CDS encoding TolC family protein, which translates to MPSLVTVRKDSSLALTLLSAALLMGQPAAAQAAPTTPASPGNASTQMPASGITLQAAITAALQNNADVRTAQANLEKASATNTAAQADPSVLVAAKLSARNAAALAAAQLSGARLAALQSTTAAFLAVLEGQESVSVQTLQVQADQKAVQVAQAKQQVGNATALDVQNAQNTLAASEQGLADARAQLALAQARLGTLTGLAGKLQVLAPDNVSPAAASLAQLQGQLPRLSALVAAGNAVSEAQLAVDLANNDYTPARTLADARTALANAQRSQLSAQQNAAQTLASAYQTWQNATELLAVAISREDAAKKNFEQDTARLQSGTISAVDLQATGLLLKKAQYTRLQAQGNVLEALAALSVAAGQNLSGVGGTL; encoded by the coding sequence ATGCCCTCCCTGGTTACCGTGAGAAAAGATTCTTCCCTCGCCCTGACCCTGCTGAGTGCCGCGCTGCTCATGGGCCAGCCGGCCGCCGCGCAGGCCGCGCCCACCACCCCAGCTTCCCCAGGCAACGCCAGCACACAGATGCCAGCCAGCGGCATTACCCTTCAGGCCGCGATCACGGCGGCCCTGCAGAACAACGCGGACGTGCGCACGGCTCAGGCCAATCTGGAGAAAGCCAGCGCCACGAACACCGCCGCGCAGGCCGATCCCAGCGTGCTGGTGGCCGCCAAACTGAGCGCCCGCAACGCCGCCGCACTGGCCGCCGCGCAGTTGAGTGGGGCGCGGCTGGCGGCCTTGCAGAGTACCACCGCCGCTTTCCTGGCGGTACTGGAAGGCCAGGAGAGTGTCAGTGTGCAGACCTTGCAGGTGCAGGCCGACCAGAAGGCAGTGCAGGTCGCGCAGGCCAAGCAGCAGGTGGGGAACGCCACGGCGCTGGACGTGCAGAACGCCCAGAATACCCTGGCTGCCAGCGAGCAGGGCCTGGCCGACGCCCGCGCTCAACTGGCGCTGGCGCAGGCACGGCTGGGGACGTTGACCGGCCTCGCTGGGAAGCTTCAGGTATTGGCCCCCGACAACGTCTCCCCTGCTGCGGCGTCGCTGGCGCAGTTGCAGGGTCAACTGCCGCGCCTGAGCGCCCTGGTTGCCGCCGGCAACGCGGTGAGCGAGGCTCAACTGGCCGTCGACCTGGCGAACAACGATTACACGCCCGCCCGCACGCTGGCAGACGCCCGCACCGCCCTGGCAAACGCCCAGCGCTCGCAGCTGAGCGCCCAGCAGAACGCCGCGCAGACCCTGGCCAGCGCCTACCAGACCTGGCAGAATGCCACCGAGTTGCTGGCGGTGGCCATCAGCCGCGAGGACGCTGCCAAGAAAAATTTCGAGCAGGACACGGCGCGGCTGCAAAGCGGCACCATCAGTGCGGTGGACTTGCAGGCCACGGGTCTGCTGCTGAAAAAAGCCCAGTACACTCGCCTTCAAGCACAGGGCAACGTGCTGGAGGCGCTGGCGGCCCTGTCGGTGGCGGCGGGGCAGAACCTGAGCGGCGTGGGCGGCACGCTTTAA
- a CDS encoding efflux RND transporter permease subunit yields MIRQVGEKIFNSVHPLVNFSVRRYVFSIGVFVAVMVFGLNAMRSLGVDLLPATNIPVVSINTSYSGASPATVDEDVTKVIESAVAQVPNVSAISSTSSTGSSRVTLQLDDGTDQNAAANQVASLVSSATRQLPDGADNPSVRTFNPNASAILQIGVSGGTASLADVYDYVNDQLLPTLQRVDGVADVELSGGSNREVQVLLDPDKLGAYGLNPQAVSSAIAGSNVRSSIGTITQQGTSLTYTTNAKLGSLEEIADVIVSGDKNVRVSDVAQVQDSSTTSGVTRVNGLPVVLVSIYQTSGSNAVAVADGVTAALKAVKLPTGYKATVSNDTTGPIRDSIDSTTHELWLTALVVALVTLLFLGRLNTAFTVIAAIPISLAAAPILYSLLGFTFNQVSLLALIVAIGIVVDDSIVVAENVERYRALGLDRVQAVLRGASEVFSAVAAASLSLLAVLIPVSFMGGIIGTYVQQFALGLAAAVLMSWLEALLFLTVRMAYTPDAEPLTWRDVPRTITQFPQALQFGLRSPQHWWFWVLALGLAALIWTRADRWLLVGLLVLPLALVVLRYVWGVALALLEALTGTLHGLTERVLGAAREAYASSLHSALRMSPAVLALSGVFLLATLLLLPPRLSFTFTPPSASGTLRVGLRLPNDLSLDERNRLAARLENYFLQDAAVKTVQASVGNSNTQLNVTLKPLEERPGETRTDAALTAKYQTDLRTMFSDYPNVRANLFTGGGFRGQGNSLSITLVASNFELLKERAAQAVNVAEQNANVASVSSSLDSTTLENRFVPNKAALSSAGLSADTVASALRTYGSGSSGGTVDIGGVTYPITVQANPAALSDEQGLLSLPITSPALGSITAGQLGAVVQGSAPNSIPRTNRLYSLDLSIEPQAGSSLTSGQLQDSLVASLTSAGVIDNLVSVGQADRNSAFGLGNQLQRTGLQYFALSLLLVYLVMGSQFNSFRYPLYLLLPVPFAVAGAYWLIFLTGNKLDIFAVLGFLLLIGLSAKNAIIYLEFVVEKIGEMPFYDALIEASRLRFRPIVMTTLTVMIIALPLLLNQGAGSEFGKSISVVILGGVGFSALMTFYVVPAAFYLFERRRVEREQRQQVTLDSASLDSASPDSAPSVPPTPGTRPLPG; encoded by the coding sequence ATGATTCGACAGGTCGGAGAAAAAATCTTCAATAGCGTTCACCCGCTGGTGAACTTCTCGGTGCGGCGCTACGTGTTCTCGATTGGCGTGTTCGTGGCGGTGATGGTCTTTGGCCTGAACGCCATGCGCTCGCTGGGCGTGGATCTGCTGCCGGCCACCAACATCCCGGTGGTCAGCATCAACACGTCGTATTCGGGGGCCAGCCCCGCCACGGTGGATGAGGACGTGACCAAGGTCATCGAGAGCGCGGTGGCGCAGGTGCCGAACGTCAGCGCCATTTCCAGTACCTCCAGTACCGGCAGCAGCCGCGTGACCTTGCAACTCGACGACGGCACCGATCAGAACGCGGCGGCCAACCAGGTGGCCTCGCTGGTGTCCAGCGCCACCCGGCAGTTGCCGGACGGGGCCGACAACCCCAGCGTGCGCACCTTCAACCCCAACGCCAGCGCCATCCTGCAAATCGGCGTGTCGGGCGGCACCGCCAGCCTGGCGGACGTGTACGACTACGTCAACGACCAGCTGCTGCCCACCCTGCAACGGGTGGACGGCGTGGCGGACGTGGAACTGTCGGGCGGCTCCAACCGCGAGGTGCAGGTGCTGCTCGACCCGGACAAGCTGGGGGCCTACGGCCTGAACCCGCAGGCGGTCAGCAGCGCCATCGCCGGCAGCAACGTGCGCTCGTCGATCGGCACCATCACGCAGCAGGGCACCAGCCTGACGTACACCACCAACGCGAAACTCGGCAGCCTGGAGGAGATCGCGGACGTGATCGTCAGCGGCGACAAGAACGTGCGCGTCAGTGACGTGGCGCAGGTGCAGGACAGCAGCACCACCTCGGGCGTGACCCGCGTGAACGGCCTGCCGGTGGTGCTGGTCAGCATCTACCAGACTTCCGGCAGCAACGCGGTGGCGGTGGCCGACGGGGTGACGGCGGCCCTGAAGGCCGTGAAATTGCCGACCGGCTATAAAGCGACCGTCAGTAACGACACCACCGGCCCTATCCGCGACAGCATCGACTCGACCACACACGAGCTGTGGCTGACCGCCCTCGTGGTGGCGCTGGTCACGCTGCTGTTCCTGGGTCGCCTGAACACCGCCTTCACGGTAATCGCGGCCATTCCCATCTCGCTGGCGGCGGCCCCGATTCTGTACTCGCTGCTGGGGTTCACCTTCAATCAGGTATCGCTGCTGGCGCTGATCGTGGCCATCGGCATCGTGGTGGACGACTCGATCGTGGTGGCCGAGAACGTCGAGCGTTACCGTGCGCTGGGCCTCGACCGCGTGCAGGCGGTGCTGCGCGGCGCGTCCGAGGTATTCAGCGCGGTGGCCGCCGCTTCGCTGTCGCTGCTGGCCGTGCTGATTCCGGTGAGTTTCATGGGCGGCATCATCGGAACGTACGTGCAGCAGTTCGCGCTGGGGCTGGCCGCCGCCGTGCTGATGTCGTGGCTGGAAGCGCTGCTGTTCCTGACCGTGCGTATGGCCTACACCCCCGACGCCGAGCCGCTGACCTGGCGCGACGTGCCGCGTACCATTACGCAGTTTCCGCAGGCGCTGCAATTTGGTCTGCGCAGCCCGCAGCACTGGTGGTTCTGGGTGCTGGCGCTGGGCCTGGCCGCCCTGATCTGGACGCGCGCCGACCGCTGGCTGCTCGTTGGGCTGCTGGTTTTGCCGCTGGCGCTGGTGGTTCTGCGCTACGTCTGGGGCGTCGCCCTGGCCCTGCTGGAAGCCCTGACCGGCACGCTGCACGGCCTGACCGAGCGGGTGCTGGGAGCGGCCCGTGAAGCCTACGCCAGCAGCCTGCACAGCGCCCTGCGCATGAGCCCTGCCGTGCTGGCGCTGTCCGGGGTGTTCCTGCTGGCCACGCTGCTGCTGCTGCCGCCGCGCCTGAGTTTCACCTTCACGCCTCCCAGCGCCTCGGGAACGCTGCGGGTGGGCCTGCGGCTCCCCAACGACCTCTCGCTGGACGAACGCAACCGCCTGGCCGCCCGCCTGGAGAACTACTTCCTGCAGGACGCGGCGGTCAAGACCGTGCAGGCGTCGGTGGGTAACTCGAACACACAACTGAACGTGACCCTCAAACCGCTGGAGGAACGGCCCGGCGAAACCCGCACCGACGCGGCGCTGACCGCCAAGTACCAGACCGACCTGCGCACCATGTTCAGCGATTACCCGAACGTGCGCGCCAACCTGTTTACCGGCGGCGGGTTCCGGGGCCAGGGCAACTCGCTGAGCATTACGCTGGTCGCCAGCAACTTCGAGCTGCTCAAGGAACGCGCCGCGCAGGCGGTGAACGTGGCCGAGCAGAACGCCAACGTGGCCAGCGTCAGCAGTTCGCTGGACAGCACCACCCTCGAAAACCGCTTCGTGCCCAACAAGGCCGCGCTGTCCAGTGCCGGCCTCAGCGCCGACACGGTCGCCAGCGCCCTGCGCACCTACGGCAGTGGCAGCAGCGGCGGCACGGTGGACATCGGCGGCGTGACCTACCCCATCACCGTGCAGGCCAACCCCGCCGCCCTGAGCGACGAGCAGGGCCTGCTCTCGCTGCCGATTACCAGCCCGGCGCTGGGCAGCATCACCGCCGGGCAACTCGGCGCGGTGGTTCAGGGCAGCGCCCCCAACAGCATTCCGCGCACCAACCGCCTGTACAGCCTCGACCTGAGCATCGAACCGCAGGCCGGCAGCAGCCTGACCAGCGGGCAGCTTCAGGACAGCCTGGTGGCCTCGCTGACGAGCGCAGGCGTGATCGACAACCTGGTCAGCGTCGGGCAGGCCGACCGCAACAGCGCCTTCGGACTGGGCAACCAGCTGCAGCGCACCGGCCTGCAGTACTTCGCGCTGTCTTTGCTGCTGGTGTACCTGGTGATGGGCAGCCAGTTCAACTCCTTCCGTTATCCCCTCTACCTGCTGCTGCCGGTGCCGTTCGCGGTGGCGGGCGCGTACTGGCTGATCTTCCTGACCGGCAACAAACTGGACATCTTCGCGGTGCTGGGCTTCCTGCTCCTGATCGGGCTGTCGGCGAAAAACGCCATCATCTACCTGGAGTTCGTGGTCGAGAAGATCGGGGAGATGCCCTTTTACGACGCCCTGATCGAGGCCAGCCGCCTGCGTTTCCGGCCCATCGTGATGACCACCCTGACGGTCATGATCATCGCCCTGCCGCTGCTGCTGAATCAGGGGGCCGGCAGCGAGTTCGGCAAGAGCATTTCGGTGGTGATCCTGGGCGGGGTGGGCTTCTCGGCCCTGATGACCTTCTACGTCGTGCCCGCCGCCTTCTACCTGTTCGAGCGCCGGCGCGTGGAACGTGAACAGCGCCAGCAGGTCACGCTCGACTCTGCGTCACTGGATTCTGCGTCGCCAGACTCTGCTCCGTCGGTTCCCCCCACACCCGGCACCCGGCCCCTGCCCGGCTGA
- a CDS encoding efflux RND transporter periplasmic adaptor subunit, translated as MNPTSPPSAPERPATAASTSSHFAASPGPVRRRGVFRWILVPLLVAGVGFAGYRLGQSSPGSSGASQAGAGFGGASGTGGRNAAGGGSATGARNGTGAATGAGEAGSAQGGGAAGPSGWSGRGSGNRTSGAATSSEAGAGNAARTGRSGEAGAGQAQSGQGQRGQAGAQGSQTGGGVVTPVSATEIKAGTLTTQRRLSGTVSATQSTTVNARVTGVVRSVKAGVGDQVSGGQEVLVVSSPDLQSAVQTAESNLAAAQQELRSRQRVLTSGRVSLQQAITSAQNTLNNARKQLNSLQQLYAVGAVARSEVDAQQVAVSSAQSALLTAQSNLTDTTQGAQEDVSAAQLSVQKAQIALQQAQRDAAVTRLTAPYAGTLTAVNLSEGETVSSGTPAFTLVSSTLAVKVNVPATEAASLPAGTELKFVVGQQTYPLKVAQVGGGTTGSVPVTARFTAERLPASGTVGSVIYTAKVGQGILVPSTALLADNDKTYVFVIQAGKAQRTQVTVLGQAGTQSVVQGIPSGVQVITQPPSGLVSGSSVTTSNGGGARQGSFGAGGPPEGAP; from the coding sequence ATGAACCCGACCTCTCCCCCGTCCGCGCCGGAACGCCCGGCCACTGCGGCGTCCACGTCCAGTCATTTCGCCGCTTCGCCCGGCCCGGTGCGCCGCCGGGGCGTCTTTCGCTGGATTCTGGTGCCGCTGCTGGTGGCGGGGGTGGGGTTCGCGGGGTATCGCCTGGGGCAGAGTTCGCCGGGCAGCAGCGGCGCGAGCCAGGCCGGCGCCGGGTTTGGCGGCGCGTCAGGCACAGGTGGCCGGAACGCGGCCGGAGGAGGCAGCGCAACGGGAGCACGAAACGGGACGGGCGCGGCCACGGGCGCCGGTGAAGCAGGCAGCGCACAGGGAGGCGGGGCGGCCGGGCCATCCGGCTGGAGTGGCCGCGGCTCGGGCAACCGCACGTCTGGCGCCGCCACGTCCAGTGAAGCCGGGGCGGGCAACGCGGCGCGCACGGGCCGTTCCGGCGAAGCGGGAGCCGGGCAGGCGCAGAGTGGGCAGGGACAGCGTGGACAGGCGGGGGCACAGGGAAGCCAGACGGGCGGCGGGGTGGTCACGCCGGTCAGCGCCACCGAGATCAAGGCCGGGACGCTGACCACGCAGCGCCGCCTGAGCGGCACGGTGTCGGCCACGCAGTCGACCACCGTGAATGCCCGCGTGACCGGCGTGGTGCGCAGCGTGAAGGCCGGCGTGGGCGACCAGGTCAGCGGCGGGCAGGAAGTCCTGGTGGTCAGCAGCCCGGACCTGCAAAGCGCCGTTCAGACCGCCGAGAGCAACCTGGCCGCCGCGCAGCAGGAGTTGCGCAGCCGCCAGCGGGTGCTGACTTCCGGGCGCGTGAGTTTGCAGCAGGCCATCACCTCGGCGCAGAACACGCTGAACAACGCCCGCAAGCAACTGAATTCCTTGCAGCAACTGTACGCGGTGGGCGCGGTGGCCCGCTCGGAGGTGGACGCGCAGCAGGTCGCGGTCAGCAGCGCGCAGTCGGCCCTGCTGACTGCCCAGAGCAACCTGACCGACACCACCCAGGGCGCACAGGAGGACGTGAGCGCCGCACAACTGAGCGTGCAAAAAGCCCAGATCGCCCTGCAACAGGCCCAGCGCGACGCCGCCGTGACGCGCCTGACCGCGCCGTACGCTGGCACGCTGACCGCCGTGAACCTCAGCGAGGGCGAAACGGTCAGCAGCGGCACCCCGGCCTTTACGCTGGTCAGTTCCACGCTGGCGGTAAAGGTGAACGTGCCGGCCACCGAGGCCGCGTCGCTGCCCGCCGGAACGGAACTGAAGTTCGTGGTGGGGCAGCAGACCTACCCGCTGAAGGTCGCGCAGGTGGGCGGCGGCACCACCGGCAGCGTGCCGGTCACGGCGCGCTTCACCGCAGAGCGCCTGCCCGCCAGCGGCACGGTGGGGTCCGTGATCTACACCGCGAAGGTCGGGCAGGGCATCCTGGTGCCCAGCACGGCCCTGCTGGCCGACAACGACAAGACCTACGTGTTCGTGATTCAGGCCGGGAAGGCGCAGCGCACGCAGGTCACGGTGCTGGGGCAGGCCGGCACGCAATCGGTGGTGCAGGGTATTCCGTCGGGAGTGCAGGTGATTACCCAGCCGCCCAGCGGCCTGGTCAGCGGCAGCAGCGTGACCACCAGCAACGGCGGCGGGGCACGTCAGGGCAGCTTCGGTGCGGGCGGCCCTCCTGAGGGCGCGCCGTGA